A genomic segment from uncultured Marinifilum sp. encodes:
- the rocD gene encoding ornithine--oxo-acid transaminase, translating to MTNTLTMTAKDYMDKESKFGAHNYHPLPVVLERGEGVYVWDTDGKQYFDFLSAYSAVNQGHCHPKIIKALTDQAQKLTLTSRAFYSNNLGKYEEFVTNYFGYDKVLPMNTGAEADETALKLVRRWGYDVKGIPDNEAKIIVCDGNFHGRTITIISMSTDPDSYKGFGPYTPGFVVIPYNDVDALEKELKDPNVCAFLVEPIQGEAGVYVPGDGFLKKAYDLCKANNVLFVADEVQTGIARTGKLLAVDHEGVRPDVLILGKAISGGVVPVSAVLADDDIMLCIKPGEHGSTFGGNPIACEVAMAALNVIKDEKLAENAEAMGKIFREELASVKSDMIELVRGKGLLNAIVIKPKGGKTAWDVCMRLRDNGLLAKPTHGHIIRFAPPLVINEEQLRKAIDIIKKTMAEFE from the coding sequence ATGACTAACACTTTAACAATGACAGCGAAAGACTACATGGATAAAGAGTCTAAATTTGGAGCTCACAACTATCATCCACTTCCTGTTGTTTTAGAACGCGGAGAAGGCGTTTATGTTTGGGATACCGATGGAAAGCAATATTTCGACTTTCTTTCAGCTTATTCTGCTGTTAACCAAGGACATTGTCATCCAAAAATCATTAAGGCCTTAACTGATCAAGCACAAAAACTAACCCTAACCTCTCGTGCTTTCTACAGTAACAATCTTGGTAAATACGAAGAATTTGTCACTAATTATTTTGGATACGATAAGGTACTACCAATGAATACAGGTGCCGAAGCCGACGAAACGGCTCTTAAGCTTGTTCGTCGCTGGGGATACGATGTTAAAGGAATTCCTGATAATGAAGCTAAAATTATTGTTTGCGATGGTAATTTCCATGGTCGTACTATTACCATTATCTCAATGTCTACCGATCCTGATTCGTATAAAGGTTTTGGCCCTTACACTCCTGGTTTTGTAGTAATTCCTTATAACGATGTAGACGCTCTTGAAAAAGAATTAAAAGATCCGAATGTATGTGCATTTCTTGTGGAACCAATACAAGGAGAAGCTGGTGTATACGTTCCTGGCGATGGATTCCTGAAAAAAGCTTACGATCTTTGTAAAGCTAATAATGTATTATTTGTAGCCGACGAAGTTCAAACTGGTATTGCAAGAACTGGTAAGTTACTAGCAGTTGATCATGAAGGTGTTCGTCCAGATGTATTAATTTTAGGAAAAGCAATTTCGGGTGGTGTTGTTCCTGTATCGGCAGTTTTAGCCGACGATGATATTATGCTTTGCATAAAACCAGGCGAACACGGCTCTACTTTTGGTGGTAATCCTATTGCATGTGAAGTTGCCATGGCTGCTTTAAATGTTATTAAAGATGAAAAATTAGCCGAAAATGCCGAGGCAATGGGTAAAATTTTCCGTGAAGAATTAGCTTCCGTTAAATCGGATATGATTGAACTTGTTCGTGGTAAAGGACTATTAAATGCAATTGTAATTAAACCCAAAGGTGGCAAAACTGCATGGGATGTTTGTATGCGTTTACGCGATAATGGTCTTTTGGCTAAACCTACTCATGGTCATATTATTCGATTTGCACCTCCTTTGGTAATTAACGAGGAGCAATTACGTAAAGCAATTGATATTATTAAGAAAACAATGGCTGAATTCGAATAG
- a CDS encoding T9SS type A sorting domain-containing protein produces the protein MKKILLLVYLWVFSTLILFAQTTPPDLTADDDATVDSDIVILFTDIVEWENVVSPPKIVTISDTTLTVGDDYDFDYENNTLTLKPGGGKSVLQKVGEKTLIIEVDGYDNASVTQTIAHGVASQLAMKTQAIAPSINGEEFDPQPEIDILDQYGNLCTTDGVRTITAAKADAGSWILGGTLAQDANFGTLSFNGLTASSNVEITGGNISFSATDLTAVTSSNFNLELNTPPDLTAASGATVDNDFEISYSEMVDWESSESLSITFDGIEVPAIAYTINSTSNKILFKPSEHSSLQKAQTANIIISVDGYSDASVSQILGHGVATHLVMDLEPVAPQNNGDLFQTQPVVSVRDQYDNICSNNNSISITAEENNTATWKLLGGLTGTVISGVLSYSDLAASSTQAVENAYISFTASGLTGVSSATFNLALNSPPDLTADADATVDGKFIITFTDTLSWHSKISSITYDGNTVEATAYDTTVVNQIIFDPSKSAVLQVAGSGDIIISADGFTPTVAISQTIGHGAPVSIYISKQPTSPSQNGGLLAIQPEVGSRDQYGNNCTGDNATTISVVKGDSGDWTLGGSPNMTLVGGEIKYTDLTATSAKAVTGAYLTISSDGFENVSSETFDIPVNDFPVLSAASDATVDNDFFIEFTDDATWRDKITDVKYGGISLPALAYDTGEAGKITLKPTESSTLQLAGSDTLTFIASGYSDAKIFQNIGHGLVSSLFIKTQPVGPTANGNVLETQPVVQLHDQYTNVCTSNTSATISAEASGGDWNISGTVNLTATDGEFNFTDIMASSDSEITDASITFSSSSLSDVVTNVFTIPALETAPTLFAASDATVDNTFEVAFANNTSWQSAIDSITYRGSLISEDAYNNAQQEKIIFDPSKDADLQIAGLDTIRVYASTYETASVPQEIKHGAASEMVIVLQPAAPAENGGVLATQPGLTLRDQYGNDCTDENSIEITAAKGDTNEWSLEGTATKTAASGSVSYTDLTAGSDGPVTGAFISFSATDLTTVNSNTFDIPELNAAPVLTAASGVTVDNNFEITFTDNVDWRTQITEIKYGDAVLSSSAYDTSEVGKITFKPAEDVALQTSANSFIFITSTSFLLDSIQQEITHGLATNIEIITQPEGPDTNGDILKTQPEVKLQDQYNNDCTTDNLTIINANASGGSWDLEGTDSLKVTNGVASYADLTAGSTLMLNDATITFSGTGLTNQESNSFIIPAPLVAPSLIASANATVDSPFDVTFAENSQWQGNIDSISYGGTTLPDIVFDKSQAGKIQFDPAKDEVLQIADTKELIVFSRGYENATLNQEIKHGKPDTLIIETQPTAPLVNGGELDLQPKISLKDQYNNNCDTESTYEVLVIKGDESDWILGGDTLQAVSNGVINYRSLSALSENAVTGAYLTFTGEGITSVDSDPFDIPNLQNPPNLTAQIDATVDNDFELDFRGGDDSWASEIQLITYQGDTLPETAYDIESEKIIFHVSEEVLLQKAGVFNIVVKALGYSDTSLEQTVGHGIAASMLITQQALAPIANGDLLEQQPELEFYDQYSNLCDTESEKTITVSKNDDGEWNLAGTLERTAENGLVSFDDLSAYSTAMVTGAQLLFSSADIDEVVSDVFDIPDVALPPVLVAAADATVDNPFKITFTEDSVWRNRIDIVTLSDSILPAESYNFSQVGELELIPSASKFLQKSGSFEIIVQSRGFSHDTVQQDIQHGVADSLLILVQPAAPEYNGDSLAQQPELKLIDQYFNDCIADNSTVVNVKKYDTKVWDLSGTLEVQSVSGEVNFTDLIATSEIAIDSAYLQFYFTADTVISDLFTIPVPVIDLIAAENVTVDNEFVIQTTDNASWRDSISTISFAGETLADTSYLIEAGKITFYPEKDSVLQIARTDTIVVVANAYADAKLEQFIGHGVTTDMIIADQPVGPENNGDTLALQPKIQLQDQYKNNCETDNATQVLVEKYSDESDNDNSDLWDLGGEKTITSANGVVQFTNLTASSEDVVIGARLLFTSDNLPNVVSDSFDIVRPPAPIITPAANANVDEQFVVTFTDNISWREQIFDIKYGIRSLEGNYDISVPGQITFDPSVSSILQTYGVDSMYVYSGNYDTTSFEQPIHHGKSKYLIIKKEPSPPTINGGEFIRQPQLIIQDQYRNICDTDNESPVTVRKADLGEWTLSGTLTQIAVNGEIIFVDLAATSEMEVQDAKMEFEGTGLISKMSQTFTIPEPKTNRAGEANANPELVCYGAKSNITLVDFDGDIQWQIYNELDDKYEDLDGENSELLVTKEIVENEIYRAMVSKEGFSTQYSNSVSVSPIDPPIADFSFEIDYNQVHFTNLSTNASSILWDFGDGILSSEFEVSHSYVLESAEGSGYVVTLTASNDACPDSEKSQQIFITTGIDDLMAKSEIVVYPNPNRGDFFVEVSETDKDGILRIFNSAGKIVMLKEIKKHFASERLEFDLKALSGGFYLLTIQYPDKVIKAKVMITK, from the coding sequence ATGAAAAAAATTTTACTCTTGGTATACCTATGGGTATTTTCCACGCTTATTTTATTTGCTCAAACAACACCTCCCGATTTAACGGCAGATGATGATGCCACAGTTGATTCTGATATTGTAATATTATTCACAGACATTGTAGAATGGGAGAATGTTGTTTCCCCACCTAAAATTGTAACTATTTCTGATACTACTTTAACTGTAGGTGATGATTATGATTTCGATTATGAGAACAATACGCTTACACTTAAACCAGGTGGAGGTAAATCGGTCTTACAAAAAGTAGGTGAAAAAACCTTAATTATTGAGGTTGATGGTTATGATAATGCATCCGTTACCCAGACTATTGCACATGGAGTTGCAAGTCAGTTGGCAATGAAGACACAAGCAATTGCACCTTCTATTAATGGCGAGGAGTTTGATCCACAGCCAGAGATTGATATTTTGGATCAGTATGGTAATTTATGTACAACAGACGGAGTTAGAACAATTACAGCTGCTAAAGCAGATGCTGGAAGCTGGATTCTTGGTGGTACATTAGCTCAGGATGCCAATTTTGGAACCTTAAGTTTTAATGGTCTTACAGCTAGTAGTAACGTGGAAATTACGGGTGGAAACATTAGTTTTTCCGCAACAGATCTCACAGCTGTCACATCTTCTAATTTTAATTTAGAATTAAATACTCCTCCCGATCTAACAGCAGCATCGGGGGCTACTGTTGATAATGATTTTGAAATATCTTATAGTGAAATGGTAGATTGGGAGTCTTCAGAATCGTTGAGTATTACCTTTGATGGGATTGAGGTGCCTGCAATTGCGTATACTATTAATTCAACAAGCAATAAAATACTTTTTAAACCTTCAGAACATTCTTCCTTACAAAAAGCACAAACTGCTAACATCATTATTTCAGTAGATGGATATAGTGATGCAAGCGTTTCTCAGATATTAGGTCATGGAGTAGCTACCCACTTGGTTATGGACTTAGAGCCAGTAGCTCCTCAAAATAATGGAGATCTTTTTCAGACTCAGCCTGTTGTAAGTGTTAGAGATCAATATGATAATATTTGTAGTAACAATAATTCGATATCAATAACAGCAGAAGAAAATAATACTGCAACGTGGAAATTATTGGGAGGCTTAACTGGAACCGTTATTTCGGGTGTTTTATCTTATTCAGATTTAGCAGCCTCAAGTACACAGGCAGTTGAAAATGCTTATATTTCTTTTACAGCATCCGGCCTCACTGGTGTTAGTTCAGCAACATTCAATTTAGCTTTGAATTCACCACCTGATTTAACGGCTGATGCAGATGCAACTGTTGATGGAAAATTTATAATTACATTTACAGATACACTGTCGTGGCATAGTAAAATTTCAAGTATTACTTATGATGGAAATACAGTAGAGGCTACTGCCTATGATACAACAGTCGTTAATCAGATAATTTTTGATCCATCTAAATCTGCTGTTCTTCAGGTTGCTGGAAGTGGAGATATTATTATTTCAGCTGATGGATTTACTCCTACTGTGGCAATATCTCAAACAATTGGCCATGGAGCTCCTGTTTCTATATATATTTCTAAACAACCAACTTCGCCAAGTCAAAATGGTGGATTGTTGGCAATTCAACCAGAGGTGGGAAGTCGCGATCAGTATGGAAATAATTGTACAGGTGATAATGCAACTACAATATCAGTAGTTAAGGGTGATTCCGGAGATTGGACATTGGGAGGTTCTCCAAATATGACTTTGGTAGGCGGGGAAATTAAATATACTGATTTAACTGCTACAAGTGCAAAAGCCGTAACAGGAGCTTATCTTACAATATCATCAGATGGTTTCGAAAATGTTAGTTCTGAAACTTTTGACATTCCGGTAAATGATTTTCCTGTTTTATCGGCAGCTTCAGATGCAACGGTTGATAATGATTTCTTTATTGAGTTTACTGATGATGCTACTTGGCGTGATAAGATTACCGATGTTAAGTATGGTGGAATTTCTTTACCTGCATTAGCTTACGATACAGGTGAGGCAGGAAAAATTACATTAAAACCCACTGAATCTTCTACTTTACAGCTTGCCGGATCCGATACTTTAACTTTTATCGCCAGTGGATATTCTGATGCTAAGATTTTTCAGAATATCGGACACGGTTTGGTTTCAAGTTTATTTATAAAAACACAGCCAGTGGGGCCAACAGCAAATGGAAATGTATTGGAAACACAGCCTGTTGTTCAGTTGCATGATCAATATACGAATGTATGTACTTCAAATACAAGTGCAACTATTTCTGCAGAAGCTTCCGGAGGAGATTGGAATATTTCTGGAACCGTTAACTTAACAGCAACAGATGGAGAATTTAACTTTACCGATATAATGGCTAGTAGCGATAGTGAAATTACAGATGCTAGCATAACATTTTCATCTTCATCTCTTAGCGATGTGGTAACTAATGTATTTACTATACCAGCTTTAGAAACAGCACCAACATTGTTTGCAGCATCAGACGCTACGGTTGACAATACCTTTGAGGTAGCTTTTGCAAATAATACTTCATGGCAGTCGGCTATTGATTCCATTACTTACCGAGGAAGTTTAATTTCTGAGGATGCCTATAATAATGCGCAGCAGGAGAAAATTATTTTCGACCCATCAAAAGATGCAGATTTACAGATAGCAGGATTAGATACTATAAGAGTTTATGCCAGCACTTATGAAACAGCAAGTGTGCCTCAGGAAATAAAGCATGGTGCAGCAAGCGAAATGGTAATTGTTTTGCAGCCCGCAGCACCTGCAGAAAATGGAGGAGTGTTGGCAACTCAGCCAGGTCTTACATTGCGAGACCAGTATGGAAATGATTGTACTGATGAGAATTCAATTGAAATTACTGCAGCTAAGGGAGATACAAATGAATGGAGTCTTGAAGGAACAGCAACTAAAACTGCAGCAAGTGGATCGGTAAGTTATACTGATTTAACAGCAGGTAGCGATGGCCCAGTGACCGGAGCTTTTATAAGTTTTTCGGCAACAGATTTAACTACTGTTAATTCGAATACTTTCGATATTCCAGAATTAAATGCAGCTCCTGTTCTTACTGCTGCTTCCGGTGTTACTGTGGATAATAATTTTGAGATTACATTTACCGATAATGTAGATTGGCGAACTCAAATTACCGAAATAAAATATGGTGATGCAGTTTTATCATCATCAGCTTATGATACAAGCGAGGTGGGAAAAATTACATTTAAACCTGCCGAAGATGTTGCTCTGCAAACCTCGGCTAACAGTTTTATTTTTATCACATCAACATCTTTTTTATTAGATTCGATACAGCAGGAAATAACCCACGGATTGGCTACTAATATAGAGATAATAACACAGCCAGAAGGGCCAGATACCAATGGCGATATACTGAAAACACAACCAGAAGTGAAATTACAGGATCAGTACAATAATGATTGTACTACTGATAACCTAACTATTATAAATGCAAATGCAAGTGGAGGAAGTTGGGATCTTGAAGGTACAGATTCTTTAAAGGTAACAAATGGCGTTGCATCTTATGCCGATCTTACTGCCGGAAGTACGCTTATGCTAAATGATGCAACAATTACATTTTCCGGTACAGGACTAACAAACCAAGAATCTAATTCGTTCATAATTCCGGCACCTCTGGTTGCACCCTCTTTAATTGCATCGGCAAATGCTACTGTCGATTCTCCATTCGATGTTACTTTTGCTGAAAATTCCCAATGGCAGGGAAACATCGATTCTATTTCTTACGGCGGAACTACTTTACCAGATATTGTTTTCGATAAAAGTCAGGCAGGAAAAATTCAATTCGATCCTGCTAAGGATGAGGTATTGCAAATTGCCGATACAAAAGAATTGATTGTGTTCTCTCGCGGCTACGAAAATGCTACTCTTAATCAGGAAATTAAACATGGTAAGCCTGATACATTAATAATTGAAACTCAACCTACAGCTCCTTTGGTAAACGGTGGCGAATTAGATTTACAACCTAAAATTTCCCTCAAAGATCAATACAATAATAATTGTGATACTGAAAGCACCTACGAAGTATTGGTAATTAAAGGAGATGAGTCTGACTGGATTTTAGGAGGAGATACCCTGCAAGCTGTAAGTAATGGTGTAATTAATTATCGAAGTTTATCAGCTTTAAGCGAAAATGCTGTTACAGGTGCTTATTTAACTTTTACAGGAGAAGGAATTACTTCAGTCGATTCTGATCCGTTTGATATTCCGAATTTACAGAATCCTCCTAATTTAACAGCTCAAATAGATGCTACTGTTGATAATGATTTTGAGCTGGACTTTAGAGGGGGAGACGATTCGTGGGCATCCGAAATACAATTGATTACTTATCAGGGAGATACTTTGCCCGAAACGGCTTACGATATAGAATCGGAGAAAATTATATTTCATGTATCGGAAGAGGTTTTACTTCAAAAAGCTGGTGTATTTAATATTGTAGTTAAAGCTTTGGGATATAGCGATACCAGTCTTGAGCAAACAGTAGGTCATGGAATTGCTGCCAGTATGTTAATTACGCAGCAAGCTTTAGCTCCCATTGCAAATGGTGATTTGTTAGAGCAGCAGCCAGAATTAGAATTTTACGATCAGTATTCAAATTTATGCGATACAGAGAGTGAGAAAACCATTACTGTATCTAAAAATGATGATGGAGAATGGAATTTAGCAGGAACTCTTGAAAGAACTGCTGAGAATGGTCTTGTTTCTTTCGACGATTTATCGGCTTATTCAACAGCTATGGTAACAGGTGCTCAACTTTTGTTTAGTTCTGCAGATATAGACGAAGTTGTTTCCGATGTTTTTGATATTCCTGATGTTGCTCTTCCTCCGGTTTTAGTTGCTGCTGCTGATGCAACAGTTGATAATCCATTTAAAATTACATTTACAGAAGATTCGGTTTGGAGAAATCGTATTGATATAGTTACACTTAGCGATAGTATTTTACCTGCTGAAAGTTATAATTTTTCACAGGTTGGTGAGTTGGAATTAATTCCGTCCGCCTCAAAATTTTTACAAAAGAGTGGTAGTTTCGAGATTATTGTGCAATCAAGAGGATTTTCTCATGATACTGTTCAGCAGGATATTCAACATGGTGTAGCAGATAGTTTGTTAATATTGGTTCAGCCTGCAGCTCCCGAATATAATGGAGATTCTTTGGCCCAGCAGCCAGAATTGAAGTTAATAGATCAGTATTTTAATGATTGTATTGCTGATAATTCAACTGTGGTGAATGTTAAAAAATATGATACCAAAGTCTGGGATTTGAGCGGAACATTAGAAGTTCAATCTGTTAGTGGTGAAGTTAATTTTACCGATCTTATAGCTACCAGCGAAATTGCTATCGATTCGGCTTATTTACAATTTTATTTTACTGCCGATACTGTAATTTCTGATTTGTTTACCATTCCCGTTCCTGTAATAGATCTTATAGCAGCAGAGAATGTTACTGTCGATAATGAATTCGTAATTCAAACGACTGATAATGCAAGTTGGAGAGATTCAATTTCTACCATAAGTTTTGCAGGAGAAACATTGGCTGACACTTCTTATTTAATAGAGGCAGGAAAAATAACTTTTTATCCAGAAAAAGATTCTGTTCTTCAAATAGCAAGAACCGATACTATTGTAGTGGTGGCTAATGCTTATGCCGATGCTAAGCTCGAACAGTTTATTGGTCATGGTGTTACCACCGACATGATAATTGCAGATCAACCAGTAGGCCCAGAAAATAATGGTGATACTTTGGCTCTGCAGCCTAAAATTCAATTGCAGGATCAGTACAAAAATAATTGTGAAACAGATAATGCAACTCAGGTGTTGGTAGAAAAATATTCCGATGAATCGGATAATGATAATTCGGATTTGTGGGATTTAGGTGGAGAAAAAACAATTACCTCAGCTAATGGAGTAGTACAGTTTACTAATTTAACAGCATCGAGCGAGGATGTTGTAATTGGCGCACGCTTGTTATTTACATCCGATAATTTACCAAATGTAGTTTCGGATAGTTTTGATATTGTAAGGCCGCCAGCACCAATTATTACGCCTGCAGCAAATGCCAATGTAGATGAACAATTTGTGGTTACTTTTACAGATAATATATCGTGGAGAGAACAAATATTCGATATCAAATATGGAATAAGAAGTCTGGAAGGTAATTATGATATTTCTGTACCAGGACAAATAACTTTCGATCCTTCAGTAAGTTCTATTTTACAGACTTATGGTGTAGATTCTATGTATGTTTATTCTGGAAATTATGATACCACAAGCTTTGAACAGCCAATCCATCATGGAAAATCTAAATATCTGATAATTAAAAAAGAACCATCGCCACCAACCATAAATGGAGGAGAATTCATAAGACAACCTCAGTTGATAATTCAGGATCAGTATCGAAATATTTGCGATACCGATAATGAATCTCCTGTAACAGTTCGCAAGGCTGATTTGGGAGAGTGGACTTTATCTGGAACACTAACACAAATTGCAGTAAATGGCGAGATTATATTTGTAGATTTGGCAGCCACAAGTGAAATGGAAGTTCAGGATGCTAAAATGGAATTTGAAGGAACTGGCTTGATTTCAAAAATGTCGCAAACATTTACAATTCCCGAGCCCAAAACCAATAGGGCAGGTGAAGCAAATGCTAATCCCGAACTGGTATGTTATGGTGCAAAATCGAATATAACTCTTGTTGATTTTGATGGGGATATTCAATGGCAAATTTATAACGAGCTTGATGATAAATATGAGGATCTTGATGGTGAAAATTCCGAATTACTGGTGACAAAAGAGATTGTTGAAAATGAAATTTATCGGGCAATGGTTAGTAAAGAAGGTTTTTCAACCCAGTATTCCAATTCTGTAAGCGTTAGTCCAATAGATCCTCCAATAGCCGATTTTAGTTTCGAGATAGATTATAATCAGGTACACTTTACAAATTTAAGTACAAATGCAAGCTCAATTCTTTGGGATTTTGGAGATGGCATACTTAGTAGTGAATTTGAGGTTTCGCATTCTTATGTGCTAGAAAGTGCCGAAGGTAGTGGTTATGTAGTAACTTTAACCGCTTCGAACGATGCTTGCCCTGATAGTGAAAAATCACAACAAATTTTCATTACCACAGGAATTGACGATTTGATGGCTAAAAGCGAGATTGTGGTATATCCAAATCCTAACAGAGGAGATTTTTTTGTAGAGGTTTCCGAAACAGATAAGGATGGAATTTTAAGGATATTTAATTCGGCAGGAAAAATTGTGATGCTTAAGGAAATTAAAAAACACTTTGCTTCGGAGCGATTGGAATTCGACTTAAAAGCTTTGTCGGGTGGATTTTATCTCTTAACAATTCAATATCCCGATAAGGTAATTAAAGCAAAAGTGATGATAACAAAATAA
- a CDS encoding BatA domain-containing protein: MSFQFIHPQYLWFLLLLLIPIIIHLFNFKRFTKVYFSNLRFLKTLNTEHKKKSKLKKLLVLLLRLLALSCIIIAFAQPFIANNSKQNNNNKKNESVIIYIDNSFSMNANTKQGKALEIAKNKAFELIKSVANYTKIRIYTNDITHFTSSLTKNQAIARVQEIQASPTSINLSEQLKNIEIDKKEESIDVFILSDFQKYQSDFENLKTDSLTKLFLIPLKIQTVNNLLLDTCWFEKPCTQTKAAQELFVNIKNNSEQNFQKIPVQLSINDSIKAIASVNIKAKSKEIVKLKYTNPVKGICKAKVEISDYPITYDNNLYFSYKIDKKPSVLVINQYSENQYINNLFNIEDEFVLTNISKSKLFKENINKHKLLILNEIIEIESGLSQNLKEYLNKGGNILFVPGEKINKSLNSFLSDISALEYMQIDSSKQRLSNIEQNTEIYKDVFKKMDKNARLPDIFKHYKLSSAKNKLAETIWTSAGNDVLFSKQSYGTGNFYQLSINLNSKWTNLITHPIFIPSIINLTKNGNSSDNLYFQTGKNNTIEIQQNTIHANDEAYHIINSNLKTDIIPQQFTKSDRNSILHTKAQIKHSGNYNITKKDSIIQICSFNHSRKESNTEYYSFAEVENKTKHTKGNVSVVSPSEIKLSTIYHEQRNTSQIWRIFVLLCIAFFVTEGIIQRKRT, encoded by the coding sequence ATGTCATTTCAATTTATACATCCTCAATATCTTTGGTTTTTATTATTGCTTCTTATTCCAATAATTATTCATCTTTTTAATTTTAAAAGATTCACAAAGGTATATTTTAGTAACCTGCGTTTTCTTAAAACACTTAATACGGAGCATAAAAAAAAATCGAAGCTTAAAAAACTACTTGTTTTATTATTAAGATTACTTGCATTAAGTTGTATAATAATAGCATTTGCACAACCTTTTATTGCAAATAATTCAAAACAAAATAACAATAATAAGAAAAACGAAAGTGTAATTATTTACATCGATAATTCGTTTAGCATGAATGCAAATACCAAGCAGGGAAAAGCTTTAGAAATTGCAAAAAACAAAGCCTTTGAATTAATTAAATCTGTAGCTAATTATACAAAAATACGAATATACACGAACGACATCACCCATTTTACCAGTAGTTTAACTAAAAATCAGGCAATTGCCAGAGTACAAGAAATACAAGCCTCTCCTACTAGTATAAACTTATCGGAACAATTAAAAAATATAGAAATAGATAAAAAAGAAGAATCTATTGATGTATTTATTCTATCTGATTTTCAGAAGTACCAAAGCGATTTTGAAAATTTAAAAACAGATAGCTTAACAAAGCTGTTCTTAATTCCATTAAAAATACAAACAGTTAACAATTTACTTCTTGATACTTGTTGGTTCGAAAAACCTTGCACACAAACTAAAGCTGCTCAGGAATTATTCGTTAACATCAAAAATAATTCGGAACAAAATTTTCAGAAAATTCCGGTTCAACTAAGTATTAACGATAGCATAAAAGCAATAGCTTCTGTTAATATTAAAGCTAAATCAAAAGAAATAGTCAAATTAAAATATACAAATCCTGTAAAAGGAATTTGTAAAGCAAAAGTTGAAATAAGTGATTATCCAATTACTTACGATAATAACTTATACTTTTCTTATAAGATTGATAAAAAACCCAGTGTTTTGGTTATAAATCAGTATTCCGAAAATCAATACATTAACAATTTATTTAATATTGAGGACGAATTTGTACTAACTAATATATCAAAATCTAAACTGTTTAAGGAAAACATAAACAAACATAAGCTGCTAATTTTAAATGAAATAATTGAGATAGAGAGTGGTTTAAGTCAAAATTTAAAAGAATATTTAAACAAAGGAGGTAATATTCTTTTTGTTCCGGGTGAAAAGATTAATAAATCGCTAAACTCATTTCTAAGTGATATTTCTGCCTTAGAATACATGCAAATCGATTCGAGCAAACAAAGATTATCTAACATAGAACAAAACACAGAAATTTATAAAGATGTTTTCAAAAAAATGGATAAGAATGCTCGCTTACCAGATATTTTTAAACACTATAAATTATCATCTGCTAAAAATAAACTAGCCGAAACAATTTGGACTTCGGCTGGTAATGATGTTCTTTTTTCAAAACAGTCTTACGGGACAGGAAATTTTTATCAATTAAGCATAAATCTAAATTCAAAATGGACTAATCTTATTACACATCCAATTTTTATTCCCAGCATTATCAACCTCACAAAAAACGGCAACAGTTCTGATAACTTATATTTTCAAACAGGGAAAAATAATACTATTGAGATTCAGCAAAATACAATTCACGCAAATGATGAAGCCTATCATATCATAAACTCAAACTTAAAAACAGATATTATTCCCCAACAATTTACTAAATCGGATCGAAATAGTATTCTTCACACAAAAGCTCAAATAAAACACTCTGGTAACTATAATATTACCAAAAAAGATTCTATCATTCAAATTTGCTCTTTCAACCATTCCAGAAAAGAATCGAATACTGAATATTATTCGTTTGCAGAAGTTGAGAATAAAACAAAGCATACCAAAGGCAATGTGAGTGTAGTTTCACCTTCAGAAATTAAACTTTCAACAATTTATCATGAACAAAGAAACACCAGCCAAATATGGAGAATATTTGTTCTCTTATGCATTGCGTTTTTTGTAACAGAAGGAATTATCCAAAGAAAAAGAACATAA